TACGTATTCAACAGTATCCTTCAGCTGGCGGAGCCACTTATCTCCCGGGATATCTCTCCTAACTCCTCCAGGAATTGTGTAAATGTGATAGACTCTCGCTCCAGTTAACTCTTCGAAGAGTGCCATAAACCTCTCTCTGTATGCTGCAGCCCATTGACCCGCAGTGTAGACACCAAGTTTAAACGCCATTCCCATTGTCCAGAAGAGATAAGCAGAGACCCTTGCCATTTCCAGTACAACTGTTCTTATCCACTGTGCCCTTTCGGGAACTTCCCATCCCATTATTTCCTCAACTGCCATGGAATATATCATCTCTGGGACATCTGGTTCAGGAACACAGATTCTCAAGAGTAAGGCAATGTTTGTGTACCATGGTCTGAGCTCGGCAAGCTTTTCAAAGCCTCTATGCAAAAAGCCAGGATTTGCTATTGCCTTAACAACTCTGTGACCATCCATTTTTAGGATTATGCTGAAGTTTTCGGTTGCCATGTGCTGGGGACCAAAGAATAACTCATAAGTATCTTTATCCAGAGGCAACAGATCCATACCGTTTTCTCTCGCTTCTTTAATCAATTCACTTTGTGAAACCATTCCTCCCACCTCAAATCACATAATTGTCTTTGTTTTCATCAAACCTGTCAAGGATTTTGTACTTCTTTTTGACATAGCTCAGCATGTCAAAGTCTTTTCTAAGTGGATAGGTTCCGCGTTCAGTATCGTCAAGTATCCAAGGCATTTCCATCTTTTCATTTCCCTCAAAGTAGACCCCAAAGAATTCATGTGCATCTCTCTCATACGTTTCAGCGGCTGGATAAATGTCCTTGACGGTTGGCATTCTTGCCTTCTCAAGATCCCTTGGAATCCTTGTTCTGACCATTGCATGAATTCTGTGGGTAACACTCCATATCTGGTATATAATCTCAATCTCTCCCTCTTTGATCCAATCGACCGGTGTTATCTGGAGCATGAGTTCAAACCCACTCTCTTTCATTAGGGTCAAAAAATTTCTTATCCTATCTGCTGGAACTTTAAATTCAATCCTCCTCTCCCTTCTGACTTTTCCTTCGGCATATGGAGCTTTTTTAAGTATCCTCTCAACAATTTCCTGCTCCTTCATGGTCATTCCTCCCTCCTCTTGTCCATCAGCCATGGTATCCATTTTCTCGCCTCTTTCTCACGCCACCCTTCCCCAAACAGCTCATCCTGGTTCTTTTTGTAGTATTCATAGTTCTCCTTGTATCTTTTCCATCCATCTGCAGTTCCGTTCTCTATCATCTCCATGATCTTTTTGATCCCATCCATTACTGCCTCTGGCCTTGGCATGCAACCGGCTATGTAAACATCCACTGGAATGTACTTATCAAGATGCTTGATTGCATTGTATGCATCCCAGTAGATACCTCCATTCAACGGACATGAACCGTGAGCCATCACGTATTTCGGATCAGGCTGCATTTCATAGGTAATTATTATTCTCTTCAGCGTCTTTGGAGTCACATATCCAGTAATAAGGAACAGATCTGCCATTCTTGGGGCTGGATTTGGCATCATACCGAATCTTTCGAGGTCATATCTTGATGTCATTAAAGGCGGCATCTCTATTCCACCGCATCCTGTACAGAATGCCACAATCCACAAACTTCTCTTTCTCGCGAATTCAAAGAGAGGTTCAAATAAACGCCAGTCTACCATCTTCATCACCTCACAGAGCTGCTAATACGGCACCAGCTGCCGCTATTATGGTTGGCCACTTCCAGTAGAATCTTGCAGCTTGGTCGATTGTAAATCTTGGGAATATTGCCCCAATGAATATGGCAATCATCAGCACTGCAATTTGCTTAATCAAAAGCACTGCTAAGCTCGCTATGGTGTTGAGGATTGGGCTTGCAAATGCCGTGATGACTGCACCTCCAAGGAATATATTTGAGAAGAACAATGTTTCAGCGAAGAGTGCTATAGCATGCTGTATCTGAAGGATCCCCATGTGCTTGCCACCAAATTCAACCATTGGACCCAATGAGATTTCACCCGGAGCAATCATGATGTCAAATGGCTCCTTACCAAACATTGCCTGCAGAACGATGTCATAGGCTATCGCTGCCAAGAGCAGGGGCAGATGGGTTATGCTCCATCCCATGCTCTGCTGAGCCATCACTATCTGGTAAGTGCTGAATGTTCCGTAGAATTCTGCCAAGGCTACTATTGCAAAACCCAATGGTACTTGAATAGCCAGCAGTGTGAGTAAAGCTCTCTGGGCACCCAGGCCAGCCCAAGGGTTACCGGAGCTCATGGCGGCAAACATTATGCCAAGCATTGGGATTTCAAGGAGGAATGTGATGAGGATTAAGTCCCCATATGCCCTGAGGATGCTTATGCTTCCAAGGGGTATGAACATCAGGGCGAGTATTGTTGCCCCTAATGCATAGATGATTCCAAAGTCGTAGATGAGTCCGTGTGTTATGTTGCTCTTCTTCGAAAGGAGCTTTATTGTATCGAGTATTGGCTGATAAATTGGCGGTCCAACTCTTCTGTGAATTCTTGCAGTGACAATCCTAATTATTCCCATGAACATGAAACCCACAAAAGTTGCATAAAGCAGGATCAAAAATGCCTTCAAGACTGTTTCGAGCATCTTTCACACCCCCCATAATGCAAGGATTAACAGAATTATCGCCAGATACCAAGCGTAGGCTTGAACATTCCCATTGTACACATAGTGCCTTAGTGTTTCTGCCAAGTCTTCAACCCAGTTTCCAATGTCCTGATAAAGCCTGTCAAAACTCATTCTAAGCCAGAATGCCAGGGTTTCCTTCAATGGAAGGAAGAAGTTCCTTCTAATTGTTAAATTGTACTCCATTGTTACGGGGTTACCTGCCTGGTAGGTGTCTGTAACCGGGACTTTCCTCACCTTTGCTCCGAGGAAGTAGATTATTGCAGCAATCACTATGCCAACTACAAGCCATATTGTAATGAACAGACCATTGTATCTACCAAAGCCGAGGTTAAGTTCGTATATAGTTCCCCCAATGACCTCCTTGCCAAATATTTTGTTGAGCTCTTTAGCGACTAAGCCCGGTGCAATTCCAAAGACAACATTGAGCAATGCAAGAATTCCCATAGCTATTGCAAGCGGAAGCGGAGCATCCTTCGTGTCATCCAACTCTGTGGGTCTCTGACCGAACCACACCGCATAGGTGAACCTGATTAGGTAAACGAAACCTATTGCACTACCGAAGAAGATCATACCACCAAGGATTGGCATGTTCTCGTGAATTACTGCTTCAAAGAGCAGCCACTTGCTTGCAAATCCAACGAGTGGGGGAATTCCAGCTAAGCTGAGGATTGCAACGAATGCCATTGCAAAGGTTATCGGCATCTTTTCAGCTAAACCGCCCATGTCTTTGAACTGTGTCTTGCCGGTTCTCAGCACTATCGTTGCCACTATGAGGAAGAAGAGCCCCTTGAAGAGTGCGTGACTTATTGCGTGATAGATTGCAGCTTCAATGCTCAGTGCTGTTCCAACTCCTATACCTACAAGGATGTAGCCTATCTGACTTATGCTTGAATAAGCGAAGAGCTTTCTAATGTCTTCCTGCAGAGCAGCTAAAAGACCGCCGACTATTATGGTGAGACCCCCGAGAAAGGCTATTATGTAGCCGAACTTTGGAGCTGCACCAATTCTTCCAAATTGATAAACAAGCCTTGTTCCAAGGAGAATGTATATTACAAGCATTCCATAAACTCCAGCTTTGCTTAAAACACCGCTGAACATTGCCGTATAGCTCTGGTTGGTTTCGCTGTATGCATCCGGTGCCCATACATGAAGCGGGAACATTCCAGCCTTGACACCAAATGCTACAAGGAACAGCCCAAAGACCAGCAGCATATCATTTCTGCTGAAGAGGGTATCAGCTCCAAAAGCTCCCTTCATGGCGTCTTGATAAAACGCCTGTTGAATTGTCGCGAAGTCTAAAGCGCCAACCTTTGCATAGATAATGCCTATTGCTATGAGCATGGCGTAGGCTCCAAAGACGCTAAGCAGGAAGTATTTAAGAGATGCCTTTCTGTTGTACTTGAGCACCATCATAAATGATCCAAATGTCATTATTTCCCAGAAGATGAAAAAGCTCGCCAGATCATCAGCAAGGAATACTCCATAGACACCTGTTAGGCTCATCAAAGCAAACAGCCACTCGTAGCTGTCCCTTGCTGTGGATACCATCCCCAGCACTGCGGCAAAGCCTACAACTCCAGCAATCATTGCAAATATCCAGTTGATTTGGTAAAGGAGAAACTCAAACTTGAATCCCGCGAGGAGTACTGAATACTGGATGCTCGATTGGGTTCCTAAGGTCTGATATGCCTGGATGAGATATGCCAAGGGGAGTGTAGCACCAATGACTCCCAAGCCTTCTCTGACTCCCTTGATGTCAAGCAACCACGCCAGAACGCCAGCCAACAATGGTGCGAAAATTATTATCATGAGCTCGTTGATCATGGGCTCACCCCCTGCAGAAGGGGAACATTTTTGACATATTGAGCCACGTTATAAAGATCAGCCGATGCCTTCTGAACAATTCCCCATACGAAATCTGGATAAACTCCTATGACAACTATTAGAGCAACTAACAGGAGCATTATGATGCCCAACGTCAAGTCCTCCTCAACTTTTTCTCCCTTCCCTTCTTCAAACCACATTAAGTGGAGCAATCTAAAGTAATAAACCGCCTCAACCAGACTTGCACCAAGAATTAATGCCACTATGCCAGTCTTCCCCACTTGAAGTGCTGCGAGTAAGAGCTTGAACTTGCTCCAGAATATGTTGAACAATGGAATTCCCACAATGCTTATTGCTCCAACTGTGATGGTAAAAGCAGTTAGCGGCATTCTCTTCCCCAAACCTCGGAAGTTTTCTATTTGTGGGCTTCCAAATTTTACTGCAACATAGCCAACAGCCAAGAACATCAATGTTTTGACTATTGCATGGTTGAGCATATGGAACACAGCGGCATCAACGGCTTGAGGTGTTGCAACTCCAAAGCCCACTGCTATGAGACCAATCTGAGCTATACTCGAGTAGGCAAGCATTCTCTTAACGTTTGTTTGCCTCAGTGCAGAAAGCTCACCGATAATGACTGTAAGGGTACCGAGTATTAGGAGCAGATTGAGTATTCCCATAAATGCCTGAGTATCCTTAAAGAGATAGACAATCCTGATCATTGCATATATGCCGGCTTTAACGACAAAGGCTGAAAACATTACTGTTACTGGATGAGGGGATGCCTGATAAGCATCTGGTGCCCAAGCGTTAAGCGGAAATAGTTCGGCTTCAACTGCCAATCCAAAGACAAGCAAAGTCAATGCTGCCTGAGCCACTGTGGGATTGATCTTTGAAGCGAGCATGGCAATTTGCGCTAAGTTTAATGTACCTAAGCTTCCGTAGAGCAATGCTATACCAACCAAGAAGAAGCTTGAACCAATACCACCCAGAACTATATACTTCATTGCAGCTTCGCTGGCTTCTCCAGTCTTGTTGTAGCCCGTCAGGGCGTAAGCGCTGATGGCTGTGATCTCCATGAATACGAAGAGGTTGAATATATCCCCTGTTGCGATCATTCCAGTAGCACCAAGCATCAAGAGAAGGAACAGCATCGCATATTTGTCAATTGGTTCAACATCAATCGCTTTAATGCTGAATACTGTCATGAAAAAGCTTACTATTGCGATAATTAGGATAAACAGTGCTGCAAAGTGTCCAATATAGAGGTTTATTCCAACGGGTGGCTTAAATCCACCAGCAATGACTATTATTGGATTTCCACTTGTGTAAACCTCCTTGAAGACCCAAGCCGCTATCCCTGTCTGGATTAGAGTTACTAAACTCAGGTAATACAAGATGACTTTTTTGCCTGCCCTCTTAATAAGTGGAACGAGGAATGCACTGAAGAGAGGTAAAGCTATGAGGAGTGAAGCGTACTGCATCATCCTCTCAACCCCCTAATCTTTTCGATATCCAAAGTCTTGTACTTCTCGTAGAGGTTTATAGCAACGGTTAAAGCTAAAGCCGTGGTTGCGACTCCAATAACAATTGCCGTGAGAACAAGTGCTTGTGGTATTGGATCGACTGTCGTTTGAGGTGTTGCCCCTTCCGTTAGAATAGGTGCAGTTCTACCGCTTACATATCCAACGCTTATTAGGAGCAAGTTCACACCAGTCTCCATTATGCTGAGTCCTACGAGGATTTTAAGCAGATTCCTCTTTGTCAAGACAGCGTAAAGCCCAATCAAAATGAGTGAGATTGCTCCAAAGTAATAGGCACTGATCATTGCCCTCCCTCCTTGGGCTCTTTAACCATGTTGTCAACGATTCCAGTAAGCTCAGTTCCAACCTTGAGACCAATCAGCGTGTAGATTATCGGTATGAAGCCAGCACTGAAGAGCCTCCCTATGTTGGCATGACCGAGTTGCCATGTTTGCCATATCCAGTCAAAGAGGAAGTATCCACCAATTATCAAGCCAATAAGACCAACTGCAACGTATCCCATTCCAGCCAAACCTTCGAGAGGCTCAAAGACGTTGTGCGGAATTTCATACTCCCTAAACGCTAAGTAGAGCATTAAAAATGCAGTTGCAATTGTTGCTCCACCTGGAAATCCCCCTCCTGGTGTTAAGTGACCATGTATGAAGATGTAAGCACCGAAGAGCATTATGAATGGCAACAACAATTTTGAACCAGTCTGGAGAACAACACTACCTTCGCTCTTGGCTGTTCTCTCTCTTTTCTTCCTCCAGAGCAGAGCAGCAACACCCGTGGCTGCTATGAACAGAACAGTGACCTCACCAAGTGTATCGAGACCTCTGTAGTTAACAACGACAGCTGTAACGGCATTTACAGCACCAGTCTGTTCCTTTACATTCTCAAGGTAATACTTTCCAACGAGCATCTTATCAGCACCAAAGGGAACCTGAGCAAGTGCATTTGCAAGCCAGTATCCAGTAATTAGTATAAGGATGATTGCCAGTACCCTCTTCACCATCTAACCCACCACCCTGTTCCTTCTTCCTCGCTCTCATACCTCTCGGTCCTCTTTATTGCGAAGATAAACACAGCAGCGCTCATTGCCGCACCTATGGCGGCTTCAACCATTGCAACATCTGGAGCTTGGAGCAGGAAGAAAGCGATTGAAGCAAATAAGCTCACTGCAGCCATTCCAACCACTGCTGCCAATAAATCCCTCCACTCTACTGCGAAAATTGCTGAAACTATCATGAGGATGACAATTAGATACTCAATACATTGAACACAATTAATCATTGCTCCCCCTCCTTTGTCTCATCAGAAACCTCCTTTCCCTTTTTCAGATATTCCCCGTACTTATCAACAACGCTGCCTTCCCACAGGGGAATTCCGCTCTTATATGCCGCTCTGATCAATGCATGGGCACTTATCGGGTTAGTTAACAGCAGAAACACTGCAATCACGAGGGTTTTTGGGAGCCACGCATAGGAACCAACATATCCAATTGCCCAAATGCCAACTCCAATGATGACGCCAAGTGAACCAAGTGTAGCACTCTTAGTTGCAGTCTGCATTCTGTTGTAAACATCAGGCATTCTGATAAGACCAAGGGATGACAGGAAGTAGAATACCGTTCCAAAGAGAACTAAAAATTCCCCAACAATTTCCGCGATCATACCCCTCCCTCCAAGTATCTTGCGAATGCTATGACACCTAAAAACGCTAAAACTGCATAGACCAGTGCGACATCAAGGAATATTGCTCTCCTGTAGTAAAGTGCAAACAGAACCATTAGTCCGGTCGTTATTGTGGTCATGATATCAACAGCAACCAGTCTGTCAACTGTCGTCGGTCCTCTAAAAAATCTGTACATACTGAGTAGCGTCGCTACTACTATAACCGCAAGATAAACGTTAATTCCTATCATTCGAAGATCACCTTTAAGAATTTTTCAAATGGTTTTGTGATATTCTCAGATGCCCCTTCAACAGTGGCATCTTTAACATCGATCCAGTGAATGAAGTAGCGATCCCCTTTTACGTCCAAGGTTATCGTACCTGGGGTTAAGGTTATCGAGTTAGCCAGGGTGAGCTTGCCAACGTTGTTCTTTAGAACTGTTTTGCATTCGACAATTCCCGGATTTATTGGTCTCTTTGGATGCAGCACTCTGTAGGCAACATCCAGATTTGCCATTATCATTGCCCAAAGAAAATAGGGCACATATGCTGCAGCATATACAATCCTCTTAGGGTGAAGATTTGCAAGACCCTTCTCCGTGAATACTTCGTAAGTTAATGCTGCCACAATTAGGGAAAACAGTGCACCTATTATCAATTCTTGCGGATCAAGGCTGCTTGTCAGGAAAAGCCAAATCACAAAAAGCACAATCACGGTGTATAGGTAACGGCTTATTCTGCTTGCCTCTTCCATTACCAACCCTCCAGGAGTTTAAACTTGAAAGTTTTTACATCCTTAACTTTTGGTTCAAAATTGATATTTATAAACTTTATCAAACAAACTTTTAGTTTCAAACAGAAAGTTAAAAATGGAGGTAGCAAAAATGTCCTTTGGTGTAATAGAGGAGCCTTCAAAGTGCACAGCATGCCATCAATGCTTAGAGACATTTTTAAGTTGCAGGGACAACATGGCAAAGTTACACCGCCCAGCATAACATAAAAAGTTAAGCAGAAAAAGCTTGAAATTAGTATATTGAAATCCTCTTGACACCTTCAAGTTTTGAAAGCTCGTTAATAAGGTCTCCTGGAATTGGCTTCTCTGTGATTATAGTTAAGGTAGCTTCTGGATAAAGTTCTGGATCTTCGGCCACAACTTGAATAATGTTTATTCCCCTCTCTGCGATTTTGCCTGCTATTTTTGCCAGAATTCCTATAGCCCTGGGTTCTGGCTCAATTTCAATAACTCCGTAACCCACATGCCTGCCGACGAATTTCATGTGAACTGTTGGCTCCAAGTTTGTGTAAATTTCTCTAAGCTCTGGTATCTTGAGGATCATTGCTACAGTTTCCTTAACTACCCTTCTGTCAACGTCAAGAGCTTTTGCTATCTTTGTATATGGTACTTCAATATTGCCGCATTTGATTTTCATGTCGTCTGAGACCTTAAGTCCGTATTTCAAAAGTGTCTTTGCTATTTGCTTTCTAACAGGATATTCATCAAAGTAATGCTCAATCTTTCCCCACATAGGTACCACCTTGGGCAATCCAGTTCAGCATTATACTTTAAGCGACAATAATATTAAAATGTTTCCATGTCCACATTTATCGCTGAGAATGTACGAATTAGACATTTAAAGTTTACTCAAGATTTTTAAATCATCATTTATGAATGGCAAACATGATCAAAATTAAGCCTCCCCACTCATATTTTGAAGATTTGGGAGAAAGCGTGAGATTAGTCTGGAGAAACACTCTTTATGCAGATTTTGAGAAAAAGATACTTGCAAAGGCTATAAAAAAGAAATACAGGGTTAGACCAGAAATTACAGCCGAGAAGGGCTATCTCATTATTGATAACATTGATGACCCAGACGCTGAAAAATTTGTTGAATTTTTTATCTCAAACAATCTTGGGGCATTTCTCAAAAGCCGATATACACGAAGAGAGGTAATTTATATTCATGAAGGAATGAATGTCCCATTGTTAGGGTATAATGCATTTGGGCTGATAGACAGGGGGACAAACCTTATCCAAGTAAGGGGCTCGAGTGGATGCAATCTGTCGTGCATTTTCTGCTCGGTTGATGAGGGTCCCTACTCCAGAACCAGAAGAATCGATTATGTTGTTGATATTGACTACCTCATGAAGTGGTTTGATGAAGTTGCAAGGTTTAAGGGCAAAGGCCTTGAAGCACACTTAGATGGACAAGGTGAACCTTTGCTCTATCCATTCATAGTTGAGCTTGTGCAGGCATTGAAGGAGCACCCAAATGTTGATGTCGTATCAATGCAGAGCAATGGTGTTCTTTTGAATGACAGGTTAGTTGAGGAGTTAGCTGAGGCTGGATTGGACAGGATAAATCTTTCGGTGCACTCCCTTGATCCTGAAAAGGCAAAGATGCTCATGGGGATGAAAAATTACGATCTGGATCATGTTTTGGAGATGGCAGAGGCACTGGTAAATGCAGGGATCGATGTCCTCCTTGCTCCAGTGATTATCTTTGGAGTGAATGACAACGAAGCCGAGGCATTCATAGAGTTTGCGAGAAAGATTGGGGCTGGAAAGAGATGGCCTGCGTTGGGTTTTCAAAATTACATGCCCTATAAGTTTGGCAGAAATCCAGCAATAGCCAGGCTTGTGCCGTTTAAGAAGTTTTATGAATGGTTAAGGGAGCTTGAAAAAAAGACTGGAATGAAGCCCCTTGTCCTGAGACCAGAGCACTTTGGAATGCATAGGAGGAAATTTATTCCTTTGGCATTCAGGACGGGAGAAGTGGTAAAAGCTGAGGTGATCTTACCAGGGAGAATTGAAGGCGAAATGCTTGCAGTTGCAAGGAACAGGCTGATTGAGGTAATAAACACCAATGCCAGAGTTGGAGACAAGATAAGGGTTAAGATCGTGAGGACAAGACACGGGATTTATGTAGGGACGCCAGTTAAATAAACCTCGAGCTTCTAACTTTCAGCTCTCCTCTTTCATAAAGCTCAAGCAAAATCTTCACAATTCTTTCTCCTGCTTTTCCATCTCCAAAGGGATTCTCTGCAGATGCCATTTTTTCGTAGAAGCCCTTATCATTCAAAAGCTTGTTAACATAATACAGTGCCCTATCCTTCTCAAGACCAACCAAAATATTGCCACCAGCTTTAACTGTCTCGGGTCTCTCTGTATTATAGCGCAAAGTTAAGCAGGGCACATTTAGGATTATGCTTTCCTCCTGTACTCCGCCAGAATCTGTCATTACAATCTTGGCATTCTTCTGCAACTTTAGAAAGTCAAGATACCCTAAAGGTTGGGTAATTATGAGATTTTCAATTTTCTTAACTCTCTTCCACAGCCCAAACTCTCTAAGCCTGTTTCTTGTTCTCGGATGCATTGGGTAAACTGCTTTTATTGGAAGAGCTTCAAGGATTTCAACCAATTTTTTGAGATTTTCTTTGTTATCAGTGTTCTCCGCCCTGTGAGCCGTAATGAGGATATACTCTTTTGGTGTAAGATTAAATCTATCAATAACATCACTCTTTCGCTCAGCTATCTCTGAATTCTGGAGAACTGCGTCAACTATTGTGTTTCCAACAACATAAACGCCTTCTCTAATACCCTCATTCTCCAAATTTTTCTTAGCCTCTTCCGTTGGAGCGAAGAGAACTTCACTTGCATGATCAGCTAGAATTCTGTTTATTTCTTCAGGCATTGTTCTGTCAAAGCTCCTCAGTCCAGCTTCAACATGAGCTACAGGGATTTTCAATTTAACGCTGGCTAAAGCTCCAGCCAAAACCGTGTTCGTATCTCCCTGAACGAGTGTAACATCTGGCTTCTCTTTCATCAAAACCTTCTCGATTTTAATCATGGCAATTCCTGTTTGCTCCGCCTGGGTTCCAGAGCCGACTTCAAGATGATAATCAATGCTGTTAAGCTCAAGCTCCTCTAAGAAAATGCGGCTCATCTCGTAGTCGTAATGCTGTCCCGTATGAATCAGGAGGGGCTTAACCCCTCTTTTCTCGAATTCTCTAATAACTGGAGCAAGCTTTATGATCTCGGGACGCGTTCCGAAGACAAATGCTGGCTTCAATACTCGCCCCTCCCAATGCCCTTAAATATGAAGCCCTTGGGAGGCTCGTCAATTACGTGTCTGCCGTCCACTATAATTTTATTTCTCATCAGCTTTCCCAGCTCCTCCCAATTGAGTTTTTTAAACTGTGAATGATCAGTTGCAATTACAATTGCATCAGAATCTTTTACTGCCTCCTCCAAGGTTTTGTGCGTCCCGTTAACATATGGATCATAAGAGCGAACCTCTTTGACATCATCTTGGATAGCTTCAATAAACACATATGCGGGTGAATTCCTCGTGTCATCAGAGTTTCCTTTGTATGCCAAACCAAGGACTGTTACAACAGCTTCCTCTGGAGGCAAGTTTATCGTTTTGAATGCTTCAAACAGCAAATCTTTTGCCATCAAAGGCATGTCTTCATTGATTTCTCTCGCTTTCTTAATCAGTCCAAAGTCCTCTTTTGCTGAACTAAGCAGTAAATATGGATCTTTCGGCAAACAGTGTCCGCCAACGCCTATCCCAGGAATGTGTATTTTAACCCTTGGATGGGTGTTCGCCAGCTCAATAGCTTCAAATATGTTAATCCCATACTGGTGAGCCAAAAATGCGAATTCATTTGCAAGTGCAATGTTCACATCCCTAAATGTATTCTCCATGAGCTTTACCATTTCACTTGTGGTTGGATCTGTTTTAAAAATCTGTCCTTTAACAAAGGTTCGATATAAAATTTCAGCCAAATCAGCGCTTTCTCTGGTTATTCCCCCGAGAATTCTTGAGTTGTATACAAGTTCCTTGAAGATCCTTCCCGGCATTACCCTTTCCGGGGCATGAACCATGTAAAAGTCCTCTCCAGCTTTAAGTCCGGTAAGGGTCTCAATTAATCTTGCCATTCTCACAGTTGTCAGGGGAGGGACGGTGCTCTCAATTATCACCATGGAGCCTTTTTTCATAGCTCTTGCTACTGTTTTTACAGCACTTTCAAGATACTCTAAATTAGGCGTTTTGTCTTCTCTGAGTGGGGTTTGAACACAGATTATATAGACGTCTTTATTTTTTATATCCTCAGGGTTTGAAGTTGCCCTGAGTTTCCCACTCTTAATTGCCTCCTGAAGAAGCCTATTTATTTCAGGCTCCACTATATGTGCAGTTCCGGAATTAAGCTTCTTTACTACCTCTTCTCTTATTTCATACCCCGTTACATTAAATCCAGAATTTGCGAACATTATGGCAGTAGGGAGACCTATGTATCCCAAACCAATAACAGCGATTTCCACGTTCCTGTTCTGTATCCTCTCCCTCATCTTCTTCCCCCTCAGAATAAGGAGCAAAGAAGTAAATTTAAGGCTTTTCCAAGTAACGATTTCAGATATCAATATGATGCGGTTGATACAAAATTTTAATTTCAACAGCAACATCAGATTTCTCCTGCTGCATTTTCCGAATATATCCCTCTATACCTGCGAAATCATCCCTTGAAAACGTAATAAACATTAAAACATTGAAATCAACGATAAGAAATCTTAAAAAAGAAGCCTTCA
Above is a genomic segment from Thermococcus sp. SY098 containing:
- a CDS encoding NADH-quinone oxidoreductase subunit D yields the protein MVSQSELIKEARENGMDLLPLDKDTYELFFGPQHMATENFSIILKMDGHRVVKAIANPGFLHRGFEKLAELRPWYTNIALLLRICVPEPDVPEMIYSMAVEEIMGWEVPERAQWIRTVVLEMARVSAYLFWTMGMAFKLGVYTAGQWAAAYRERFMALFEELTGARVYHIYTIPGGVRRDIPGDKWLRQLKDTVEYVKSKLPDFDHLIFENYITFRRMEGIGVMDKKFALEEGVTGPNLRATGVPYDVRRADPYLLYPELDFEVPVLKEGDALARALIRRYELEQDLYILEQLLEMGPPSGPYKIQDPRLKNLPRFKVPAGDAFAHVESTKGDFGAYVVSNGGNKPYRVQIRGPSIAHGIRVLEQLLIGARIADVPVILVSLDNCPPDIDR
- a CDS encoding NADH-quinone oxidoreductase subunit C; the protein is MTMKEQEIVERILKKAPYAEGKVRRERRIEFKVPADRIRNFLTLMKESGFELMLQITPVDWIKEGEIEIIYQIWSVTHRIHAMVRTRIPRDLEKARMPTVKDIYPAAETYERDAHEFFGVYFEGNEKMEMPWILDDTERGTYPLRKDFDMLSYVKKKYKILDRFDENKDNYVI
- a CDS encoding NuoB/complex I 20 kDa subunit family protein, coding for MVDWRLFEPLFEFARKRSLWIVAFCTGCGGIEMPPLMTSRYDLERFGMMPNPAPRMADLFLITGYVTPKTLKRIIITYEMQPDPKYVMAHGSCPLNGGIYWDAYNAIKHLDKYIPVDVYIAGCMPRPEAVMDGIKKIMEMIENGTADGWKRYKENYEYYKKNQDELFGEGWREKEARKWIPWLMDKRREE
- a CDS encoding respiratory chain complex I subunit 1 family protein, with the protein product MLETVLKAFLILLYATFVGFMFMGIIRIVTARIHRRVGPPIYQPILDTIKLLSKKSNITHGLIYDFGIIYALGATILALMFIPLGSISILRAYGDLILITFLLEIPMLGIMFAAMSSGNPWAGLGAQRALLTLLAIQVPLGFAIVALAEFYGTFSTYQIVMAQQSMGWSITHLPLLLAAIAYDIVLQAMFGKEPFDIMIAPGEISLGPMVEFGGKHMGILQIQHAIALFAETLFFSNIFLGGAVITAFASPILNTIASLAVLLIKQIAVLMIAIFIGAIFPRFTIDQAARFYWKWPTIIAAAGAVLAAL
- a CDS encoding proton-conducting transporter membrane subunit — encoded protein: MINELMIIIFAPLLAGVLAWLLDIKGVREGLGVIGATLPLAYLIQAYQTLGTQSSIQYSVLLAGFKFEFLLYQINWIFAMIAGVVGFAAVLGMVSTARDSYEWLFALMSLTGVYGVFLADDLASFFIFWEIMTFGSFMMVLKYNRKASLKYFLLSVFGAYAMLIAIGIIYAKVGALDFATIQQAFYQDAMKGAFGADTLFSRNDMLLVFGLFLVAFGVKAGMFPLHVWAPDAYSETNQSYTAMFSGVLSKAGVYGMLVIYILLGTRLVYQFGRIGAAPKFGYIIAFLGGLTIIVGGLLAALQEDIRKLFAYSSISQIGYILVGIGVGTALSIEAAIYHAISHALFKGLFFLIVATIVLRTGKTQFKDMGGLAEKMPITFAMAFVAILSLAGIPPLVGFASKWLLFEAVIHENMPILGGMIFFGSAIGFVYLIRFTYAVWFGQRPTELDDTKDAPLPLAIAMGILALLNVVFGIAPGLVAKELNKIFGKEVIGGTIYELNLGFGRYNGLFITIWLVVGIVIAAIIYFLGAKVRKVPVTDTYQAGNPVTMEYNLTIRRNFFLPLKETLAFWLRMSFDRLYQDIGNWVEDLAETLRHYVYNGNVQAYAWYLAIILLILALWGV
- a CDS encoding proton-conducting transporter membrane subunit, whose translation is MMQYASLLIALPLFSAFLVPLIKRAGKKVILYYLSLVTLIQTGIAAWVFKEVYTSGNPIIVIAGGFKPPVGINLYIGHFAALFILIIAIVSFFMTVFSIKAIDVEPIDKYAMLFLLLMLGATGMIATGDIFNLFVFMEITAISAYALTGYNKTGEASEAAMKYIVLGGIGSSFFLVGIALLYGSLGTLNLAQIAMLASKINPTVAQAALTLLVFGLAVEAELFPLNAWAPDAYQASPHPVTVMFSAFVVKAGIYAMIRIVYLFKDTQAFMGILNLLLILGTLTVIIGELSALRQTNVKRMLAYSSIAQIGLIAVGFGVATPQAVDAAVFHMLNHAIVKTLMFLAVGYVAVKFGSPQIENFRGLGKRMPLTAFTITVGAISIVGIPLFNIFWSKFKLLLAALQVGKTGIVALILGASLVEAVYYFRLLHLMWFEEGKGEKVEEDLTLGIIMLLLVALIVVIGVYPDFVWGIVQKASADLYNVAQYVKNVPLLQGVSP
- a CDS encoding NADH-quinone oxidoreductase subunit K; protein product: MISAYYFGAISLILIGLYAVLTKRNLLKILVGLSIMETGVNLLLISVGYVSGRTAPILTEGATPQTTVDPIPQALVLTAIVIGVATTALALTVAINLYEKYKTLDIEKIRGLRG